In a genomic window of uncultured Flavobacterium sp.:
- a CDS encoding histidine kinase encodes MISKIAVGYFPCIIWVTIFNLFIIKPFLFKKKIKTFFTLFALYWTAFYFFMNWFFPLVGLGNFKTLQILSLIINGTFFYFIHIMIMKKVSQTDKDIMNYKSELSFLKQQLNPHFLLNAMNNLYGESLTEPEKLPDRILNLSDMLRYQIEATKKDYVLVAEEINFVKKYIEYYTFRNERLNVTQNYTGDFNNINIPPLFFLPLVENAVKFSGETAEPFILLDLKVKSRHLSFTLKNNYLESGSRLSGTGIGIENLKRRLEVYGLKHELSCNKEKNAFSVKLNIWDLPIVA; translated from the coding sequence ATGATTAGTAAAATAGCCGTTGGTTATTTTCCGTGTATTATCTGGGTTACTATTTTTAATCTTTTCATCATTAAACCTTTCTTGTTTAAAAAAAAGATTAAAACATTCTTCACGCTCTTTGCGCTTTATTGGACTGCTTTTTACTTTTTTATGAATTGGTTTTTCCCTTTAGTTGGCTTGGGAAACTTCAAGACGTTACAAATATTATCGCTTATTATTAACGGAACATTTTTTTATTTTATTCATATCATGATCATGAAAAAAGTTTCGCAAACAGATAAGGATATTATGAATTATAAGTCCGAACTTTCTTTTTTAAAACAGCAGCTCAATCCTCATTTTTTGCTAAATGCAATGAATAATTTATATGGAGAATCTCTAACTGAGCCTGAAAAATTGCCAGACAGAATTTTGAATCTTTCAGATATGCTTCGTTATCAAATTGAAGCCACTAAAAAAGATTATGTTCTGGTTGCCGAAGAAATTAATTTTGTCAAAAAATATATTGAATATTACACGTTCCGAAACGAGAGATTAAATGTGACTCAAAACTATACAGGCGATTTTAACAACATCAATATTCCGCCTTTATTCTTTTTACCTTTGGTAGAAAATGCCGTTAAGTTTTCTGGTGAAACTGCGGAGCCATTTATTCTTTTGGACTTAAAAGTAAAATCACGACATTTATCTTTTACCCTGAAAAATAATTATTTAGAATCAGGTTCCAGACTTTCGGGAACAGGAATTGGAATTGAAAATCTAAAGAGACGACTCGAAGTCTACGGTTTGAAACATGAATTGAGCTGCAATAAAGAAAAAAATGCTTTTAGCGTAAAATTGAATATATGGGACTTACCTATCGTTGCCTGA
- a CDS encoding SulP family inorganic anion transporter encodes MKKAFQLFDFTQKVNYRNEILAGLTVAMTMIPESLSFAILAGFPPLVGLYAAFIAGLVTAIFGGRPGMISGGAGATVIVLIALMKSHGIEYVFAAVALGGVVQICIGLFKLGKFIRLVPQPVMFGFVNGLAVVIFMSQLEQFKTVINGQVSWLQGTPLYIMLGLVALTIAIVLLFPKLTKTVPASLVAILVVFAIVLLFNIETKTVEDIASVQGGFPPFHIPNIPLSFETLKVIFPYSVIVAAVGLTEGLLTLNLVDEITGTRGNSNRECIAQGSSNILNGFFFGMGGCPMIAQTLVNLSAGSRARLSGIIASLTILLIILFGAPIIGKLPMAALVGVMMMVAITTFEWASFKIINKMPKHDIFVGILVAVITILLHNLALAVLIGVIVSALVFAWESAKRIRAKHFVDAEGVKHYEIYGPLFFGSIAAFIEKFDVANDPNHVIIDFKESRVSDMSAIEALNNLTKKYNQLDKVIELQHLSPDCRELLKNAEAVIKVNIIEDPTYKVVS; translated from the coding sequence ATGAAAAAAGCCTTCCAACTCTTCGATTTTACTCAAAAAGTCAATTATAGAAATGAAATTTTAGCCGGTTTAACAGTTGCTATGACGATGATTCCAGAATCATTGTCGTTTGCTATTTTGGCTGGATTCCCGCCTCTTGTAGGTTTATATGCGGCTTTTATCGCCGGTTTGGTTACTGCTATTTTTGGAGGAAGACCTGGAATGATTTCAGGCGGAGCCGGAGCAACAGTTATTGTTTTAATAGCTTTAATGAAATCTCACGGAATTGAATATGTTTTTGCAGCCGTTGCGCTCGGAGGTGTGGTACAAATTTGTATTGGACTTTTTAAACTCGGCAAATTTATTCGATTAGTTCCTCAGCCTGTTATGTTTGGTTTTGTAAACGGTTTGGCAGTTGTGATTTTTATGTCGCAATTAGAACAGTTTAAAACGGTAATTAATGGTCAGGTTTCCTGGTTGCAAGGAACTCCCTTGTATATTATGTTAGGTTTGGTTGCTTTGACGATTGCAATTGTGTTGCTTTTTCCAAAATTAACTAAAACAGTTCCGGCTTCTCTAGTGGCAATTTTAGTTGTTTTTGCAATCGTACTTTTATTTAATATCGAAACCAAAACGGTTGAAGATATTGCCTCTGTTCAAGGCGGATTTCCTCCGTTTCATATCCCGAATATTCCGCTTTCTTTTGAGACTTTAAAAGTAATTTTTCCATATTCAGTAATTGTTGCCGCTGTTGGTTTGACGGAAGGTTTGCTTACGCTAAATCTGGTTGATGAAATTACCGGAACCCGTGGCAACAGTAACAGAGAATGTATCGCTCAGGGAAGTTCAAATATATTAAATGGTTTCTTTTTTGGAATGGGCGGATGTCCAATGATTGCTCAGACTCTTGTAAATCTTTCTGCTGGTTCAAGAGCTCGACTTTCGGGAATAATTGCTTCTTTGACCATTTTATTAATCATACTTTTTGGAGCGCCAATAATCGGAAAATTACCAATGGCAGCTTTGGTTGGTGTGATGATGATGGTTGCAATTACAACTTTTGAATGGGCAAGTTTCAAGATCATAAACAAAATGCCTAAACATGATATTTTTGTTGGAATTCTGGTTGCCGTGATAACAATTTTATTGCACAATTTGGCTTTGGCGGTTTTGATTGGAGTAATTGTTTCGGCTCTTGTTTTTGCTTGGGAAAGTGCCAAAAGAATTCGTGCTAAACATTTTGTTGATGCAGAAGGAGTGAAACATTACGAAATTTATGGTCCATTATTTTTTGGTTCAATAGCTGCTTTTATCGAAAAGTTTGATGTAGCAAACGATCCAAATCATGTAATTATTGACTTTAAAGAAAGCCGTGTATCCGATATGTCAGCAATTGAAGCACTAAATAATTTAACTAAGAAATACAATCAACTTGATAAAGTAATCGAGTTACAACATTTAAGCCCAGATTGTCGGGAATTGCTTAAAAATGCAGAAGCCGTTATCAAAGTAAATATAATTGAAGATCCAACGTATAAGGTTGTTTCTTAA
- a CDS encoding YkgJ family cysteine cluster protein, whose translation MAIEQKVRLVEELFERLEIEITAFKSETHLYCNAGCGKCCSKPNIDASPLEFLPWAFHLFLNGKAEETLEELNNSISKNCLLYRPLSVLEHHKGACSNYRYRGLICRLFGYAANTDKYGKLRLATCSIIKEEQQQNFDKSEEAINTGQYVPIFTDYYMKLAQIDFKMGMTLLPINEALKKAIEEVLHYYAYRPFPGGLENIA comes from the coding sequence ATGGCAATAGAACAGAAAGTTCGGCTGGTTGAGGAATTGTTTGAGCGCCTTGAAATTGAAATTACTGCATTTAAATCTGAAACTCATTTGTATTGTAACGCAGGTTGTGGCAAATGTTGTTCTAAACCAAACATAGACGCTTCTCCATTAGAATTTTTGCCTTGGGCGTTTCATTTGTTTTTAAATGGCAAAGCCGAAGAAACTTTAGAAGAATTAAACAATTCTATTAGTAAAAACTGTCTTTTATATCGACCACTTTCCGTATTAGAACATCATAAAGGAGCTTGCAGTAATTATCGTTATCGCGGATTGATATGCCGTCTTTTTGGTTATGCCGCAAACACAGACAAATATGGAAAACTAAGATTGGCAACCTGCTCGATAATTAAAGAAGAGCAACAGCAAAACTTTGATAAAAGTGAAGAGGCAATTAATACGGGACAATATGTACCCATTTTTACGGATTATTATATGAAGCTCGCACAAATTGATTTCAAAATGGGAATGACTTTACTTCCTATAAACGAAGCATTAAAAAAAGCAATCGAGGAGGTTTTACATTATTACGCTTACAGACCATTTCCGGGTGGACTTGAAAATATCGCTTAA
- a CDS encoding response regulator transcription factor → MGLTYRCLIIDDETPAHKALASHIAKCDDLEYSGSAFSGMEAVKMLNENKYDIIFLDINMPVISGIELMELQPNRPITIVTTAYSDFALSAYQNDAIDYLLKPISFEKFSKAIEKARTFYSGKILKKENTASERSLSYRSNGQIIDTLLSDIFYIESLGNYMKLYSKKLKSPQIIYGSLSSISDEINSTNFIQVHRSYIVNANEIASKTFKTLTLSNGEIIPVGRKYQILLDSFFR, encoded by the coding sequence ATGGGACTTACCTATCGTTGCCTGATCATTGACGACGAAACGCCTGCACACAAGGCGCTGGCTTCGCATATTGCAAAATGTGACGATCTGGAATATTCCGGAAGCGCTTTTAGTGGTATGGAAGCGGTAAAAATGCTCAACGAAAACAAATATGATATTATCTTTCTGGATATTAATATGCCTGTAATTTCCGGTATTGAATTAATGGAATTACAACCAAATCGCCCCATAACTATTGTTACCACAGCTTATTCTGACTTTGCACTTTCGGCGTACCAAAATGATGCAATTGATTATTTACTTAAACCTATTTCATTCGAAAAATTTTCTAAGGCGATAGAAAAAGCCAGAACCTTTTATTCCGGAAAAATTCTTAAAAAAGAAAATACCGCTAGCGAAAGATCTCTTTCATACCGTAGTAATGGTCAAATAATTGATACACTTTTGAGTGATATTTTTTATATCGAAAGCTTGGGTAATTACATGAAATTATATAGCAAAAAATTAAAATCTCCTCAAATTATCTACGGTTCTCTCTCCAGTATTTCTGATGAGATCAACAGCACCAACTTTATTCAGGTACACCGTTCTTATATTGTAAACGCCAACGAAATTGCTTCGAAAACTTTCAAAACACTTACACTTTCCAATGGAGAAATTATTCCTGTAGGAAGGAAATATCAGATTTTATTAGACAGCTTTTTTAGGTAA
- a CDS encoding DUF6268 family outer membrane beta-barrel protein produces MKTNIICVLFVFAAMRTVAQEKETPIKTVAKVVTDKFPTTRILDVQYEQLGPTNFDSKLFGDRFERGRIESHNRFKAAINVPFFSSKSKRFVLTSSLRYKYETYEFGDIYNYNSATTYTREKEEIHFFAAALSATYVSTLFHKPIIYNATATVDGNQDSFQRVKGFATANIVLKRTANTTLTVGVLAMLDPSSIIPITPLLTYNHKFENSKWDIDFILPQRLLFRRELLENGRISLGTELNTESFYLNLNNSKLKGIYELNQLELKSGITYEYRFSPKIIGIIKGGINNVVSVRVTEKGERTSKYVYDQKEDPQGYFRFGISYNPF; encoded by the coding sequence ATGAAAACAAACATCATTTGTGTTTTATTTGTATTTGCAGCTATGCGAACGGTTGCTCAGGAAAAAGAAACTCCAATAAAAACGGTTGCAAAAGTTGTAACTGATAAATTTCCGACCACTCGAATTTTAGATGTGCAATATGAACAATTGGGTCCCACCAATTTTGATTCAAAGCTTTTTGGAGATCGGTTTGAAAGAGGAAGAATTGAAAGTCATAATAGATTTAAAGCAGCCATTAATGTGCCTTTTTTTTCTTCAAAATCTAAACGGTTTGTTCTGACAAGTTCGCTTCGTTATAAATATGAAACTTATGAATTTGGAGATATTTATAATTACAATTCAGCAACAACGTATACTCGAGAAAAAGAAGAAATCCATTTTTTTGCTGCGGCTTTAAGCGCAACTTATGTTTCGACGCTTTTTCATAAACCTATTATTTACAATGCTACTGCAACGGTTGACGGTAATCAGGATAGTTTTCAGCGTGTAAAAGGTTTTGCAACCGCCAATATTGTCCTGAAAAGAACCGCTAATACAACGCTCACAGTTGGAGTTTTGGCCATGTTAGATCCTTCGTCGATTATTCCAATTACACCACTTTTGACTTATAATCATAAGTTCGAAAACTCAAAGTGGGATATCGATTTTATTCTTCCACAACGTTTATTATTTAGAAGAGAATTGTTAGAAAACGGAAGGATTTCCTTGGGAACTGAATTAAATACGGAAAGTTTTTACTTAAATCTAAACAATTCAAAATTGAAAGGAATTTATGAATTGAATCAACTCGAATTGAAGTCCGGGATTACGTATGAATATCGATTTTCACCAAAAATTATCGGAATAATTAAAGGTGGTATTAATAATGTTGTAAGTGTGCGTGTAACAGAAAAAGGCGAGCGAACGTCTAAGTATGTATACGATCAAAAGGAAGATCCGCAAGGCTATTTTAGATTTGGGATTTCGTATAATCCGTTTTAA